In Syntrophales bacterium, one genomic interval encodes:
- a CDS encoding AbrB/MazE/SpoVT family DNA-binding domain-containing protein: MQSVTVSPKYQVVIPKNTREALNIHPGQKMQVIEYAGRIEFIPERDIKELRGFLKGINTEFKREADRV; this comes from the coding sequence ATGCAATCAGTAACAGTATCGCCAAAATATCAGGTTGTTATACCAAAAAATACCAGGGAGGCATTGAACATCCATCCGGGCCAAAAAATGCAGGTTATTGAATATGCCGGAAGAATTGAATTTATTCCCGAGCGGGATATCAAGGAACTCCGTGGTTTCCTCAAGGGCATCAATACGGAATTCAAACGAGAGGCAGACAGGGTATGA
- a CDS encoding type II toxin-antitoxin system VapC family toxin gives MNVVDSSGWLAYFADEPNADAFMNPLSNSAVLVVPTVTIYEVFKVILRETGEDDALQAVVAMQKGTVVGLNAQLAIAAAKLSIEHSLPMADSIILATAQAFKALLWTQDADFKDIGNVKYFPKK, from the coding sequence ATGAATGTCGTGGATTCTTCCGGCTGGCTTGCCTATTTCGCGGATGAGCCTAATGCCGATGCTTTCATGAACCCGCTGAGCAATTCAGCGGTACTCGTTGTCCCAACGGTAACCATATATGAGGTTTTTAAGGTCATTCTTCGGGAAACCGGCGAGGATGACGCACTGCAGGCGGTTGTTGCCATGCAGAAGGGAACGGTTGTAGGTCTGAACGCGCAATTGGCGATCGCCGCTGCAAAACTCAGCATCGAGCATAGTCTGCCGATGGCGGACAGCATCATTCTCGCAACCGCGCAGGCATTCAAAGCCCTGCTCTGGACTCAGGATGCAGATTTTAAAGATATCGGCAATGTTAAATATTTCCCAAAGAAATAG
- a CDS encoding NTP transferase domain-containing protein yields the protein MIDKKTGFSTIILAAGKGTRMKSDIAKVLHPLGGVPLLSWPIKAAREAGSSRIVVVIGHQAERIRALFQESDLIFVEQRELLGTGHAVLQAREAFQGQSAEVVILCGDVPLIRPSTIRALYEKRRNDRAVVTVLTTVVDKPTGYGRVIKTGDGQVARIVEEKDATAEEKLVREINTGIYCIESPFLFTAVASLGDKNAQREYYLTDIIEIACKNGLLATSLLVSDPAEVAGINTPEDLQRAALVLANLP from the coding sequence ATGATCGACAAAAAAACGGGATTTTCGACCATTATTCTCGCGGCCGGCAAGGGTACGCGGATGAAATCGGATATTGCCAAGGTATTGCACCCCCTCGGCGGCGTTCCGCTGCTTTCCTGGCCGATCAAGGCGGCGCGGGAAGCCGGTTCCAGCAGAATCGTTGTGGTGATCGGCCATCAGGCGGAGCGGATTCGCGCGCTGTTTCAGGAGTCGGATTTGATTTTCGTGGAACAACGGGAGCTCTTGGGAACAGGACATGCCGTGCTTCAGGCCCGGGAGGCGTTTCAGGGACAAAGCGCAGAGGTTGTCATCCTGTGCGGCGATGTTCCGCTCATCAGGCCTTCCACCATCAGGGCCCTTTACGAGAAGCGTAGAAACGACCGGGCAGTGGTCACAGTGCTCACGACGGTTGTCGATAAGCCGACCGGTTATGGCCGGGTGATAAAAACGGGAGATGGCCAGGTGGCCAGAATCGTTGAGGAGAAGGACGCGACCGCCGAGGAAAAGCTCGTTCGGGAGATAAACACCGGCATCTACTGCATTGAGAGCCCCTTCCTTTTTACTGCCGTCGCCAGCCTCGGCGACAAAAACGCGCAACGGGAGTATTACCTCACCGACATAATTGAAATTGCCTGTAAAAATGGCCTGTTGGCCACCTCTTTGCTGGTTTCTGATCCGGCGGAAGTCGCAGGGATCAACACTCCGGAGGACCTGCAGCGAGCGGCTCTTGTCCTTGCCAATCTACCCTGA